One stretch of Fervidobacterium thailandense DNA includes these proteins:
- a CDS encoding SAVED domain-containing protein, whose translation MAEHVPVLIAISSRLDEKQLLETYTDLKTKISENYQVSSEEVLYIRKSDLTDDWESELEKVSEILGKAFLNAKTVAHVALMVPAAFAFGLGVTLSRSQLPPMVIYHFQSNEYIPVIDLTDNPRKIKDISQPFEQTNVSFTKGQDTNHCAVLVQLASHSLKGSVLKYLETVGLNPSVLEISHKNAGNLQTWDWSKEVAEIYKAVQEVRKDSYIERFHIFLSSPVSIAFAFGLALGKYDKLTIYQYVPNSPNIYTAVLSFD comes from the coding sequence GTGGCAGAGCACGTACCAGTGCTCATTGCAATATCGTCGAGACTTGATGAAAAGCAACTCCTGGAAACATACACGGACTTAAAAACCAAAATTTCCGAAAACTATCAAGTCAGCTCGGAGGAAGTTTTGTACATCAGAAAGAGTGACTTGACAGATGATTGGGAAAGTGAACTGGAGAAAGTGAGTGAGATATTAGGCAAAGCGTTTTTAAACGCAAAAACCGTGGCACACGTCGCATTAATGGTGCCTGCAGCTTTCGCATTCGGCCTTGGTGTAACTCTATCACGCTCCCAACTACCTCCCATGGTTATTTACCACTTTCAATCGAACGAGTATATTCCAGTGATTGATTTAACGGACAATCCCAGAAAAATTAAAGACATCTCACAGCCCTTTGAACAAACCAATGTTTCATTTACAAAGGGACAAGATACAAACCACTGCGCAGTTCTCGTACAACTTGCATCCCACTCATTAAAGGGGAGTGTTCTTAAGTATCTGGAGACCGTTGGTCTGAACCCTTCTGTTCTGGAAATCTCTCACAAAAATGCGGGAAATCTACAGACTTGGGACTGGTCAAAGGAAGTGGCCGAAATTTACAAGGCAGTCCAAGAAGTTAGAAAAGACTCATACATTGAAAGATTTCATATTTTTCTCAGCTCTCCAGTAAGCATTGCCTTTGCATTTGGACTCGCTCTCGGGAAATACGATAAATTGACGATTTACCAATACGTCCCAAATTCGCCAAACATCTATACCGCTGTACTTAGCTTTGATTAA